In one Arenibacter antarcticus genomic region, the following are encoded:
- a CDS encoding DUF6263 family protein yields MKRFVILSVFTLWHIAGLGQVTLAYHLKKGDIYKVKQKAEQIITQELDGATHVITNHIDGVLEFRVLSEVAQGYEIALTFKDLNLIITSSIEGELMNVKAKEVIQGDIQSKIFNTILENPVKLILSKTGDILKVQGGDSLVSKMANASGLKDDFAINLMKNSLKKEFGSEALSNSYKQMTFIYPIQKVSINDKWKNSYNGKLTTTNTWTLIGIADQKATIHGKANVTVYNKDPNTTMKLKGTQNTRIISNINTGFIIKMTVEGISTGVSNLVQLGDQELPTTIKSKITYELIKKEHVQQKL; encoded by the coding sequence ATGAAGCGCTTTGTTATTTTATCTGTTTTTACCCTTTGGCACATAGCGGGCTTAGGGCAAGTGACCTTGGCATATCATTTAAAAAAAGGAGATATCTATAAGGTAAAACAGAAAGCCGAGCAAATCATTACACAGGAATTAGATGGAGCCACCCATGTAATTACCAATCACATTGACGGTGTTTTGGAGTTTAGAGTACTATCTGAGGTAGCGCAGGGGTACGAAATAGCACTCACATTTAAAGATTTAAATCTTATCATAACTTCTAGCATTGAGGGGGAATTAATGAATGTGAAGGCCAAAGAGGTTATTCAAGGGGATATTCAATCTAAAATATTCAATACTATTTTGGAGAACCCGGTGAAATTAATATTGTCAAAAACTGGAGATATCCTTAAAGTACAAGGCGGGGATAGCCTTGTGTCCAAAATGGCAAATGCCTCTGGACTTAAAGACGATTTTGCAATTAACTTGATGAAAAATTCCTTAAAAAAGGAGTTTGGGTCAGAAGCTCTGTCCAATAGCTACAAACAGATGACCTTTATATATCCGATCCAGAAAGTAAGCATCAACGATAAGTGGAAAAATTCCTATAACGGAAAATTAACGACAACCAACACTTGGACCTTGATAGGAATTGCGGACCAAAAAGCAACTATACATGGCAAGGCCAATGTTACCGTGTATAATAAGGATCCCAACACCACCATGAAACTAAAGGGAACTCAAAACACAAGGATTATCTCCAATATCAATACAGGTTTCATTATTAAGATGACTGTGGAAGGAATTTCAACTGGAGTATCCAACTTAGTGCAATTAGGCGATCAGGAATTGCCCACTACTATAAAATCTAAAATAACTTACGAATTAATTAAAAAGGAACATGTTCAACAAAAACTTTAA
- the cls gene encoding cardiolipin synthase, translating to MFDFLKDNIWKILLGVNYLLVIAFSILIVLKNKNPVKTLSYIFVLAVLPFVGLLVYYFFGQDYRKDKIFEKKYILDNDRLIKWRNKFSLNKEERQDLEDLFGEGILKIYRLLRNNENAVLTFDNEVEILINGEEKFKQLRNDLALAKHHIHMEYFVLFDNELGSEIINILCSKAEEGVLVRLIYDDVGSSISSKNKKKLTKSGVEHFAFLPVLFSNSTSKLNYRDHRKIIVIDGQIGYVGGINLDQKYDNSYDNDKYWRDTHLRIMGGAVGALQSSFVLSWNFVSKEELEIEEILLPKKKANIKKPVAIQIAASGPDSDWANIMEAIFCAINSAMDRILITTPYFMPNSSILTALTTAARSGVEVKVIIPYESDSMAAQYATDSYIEECLNSGIHIYRYNKGFVHAKTLVIDDMFSSIGTANMDYRSFSMNFEINALLYNKEVNQQMVEQFNQDLLDCDEVTLERWENRGILRKLKESFSRLWAPLM from the coding sequence ATGTTCGACTTCCTAAAAGATAATATTTGGAAGATTCTTTTGGGAGTAAATTATTTATTGGTAATAGCCTTTTCAATTTTGATTGTTCTTAAGAATAAGAACCCAGTCAAAACACTTTCGTATATATTTGTTTTGGCCGTATTGCCTTTTGTGGGACTATTGGTGTACTATTTTTTTGGACAGGATTATAGAAAGGATAAGATATTTGAAAAAAAGTATATCCTAGACAATGATCGGTTAATTAAGTGGCGTAACAAATTTAGCCTGAACAAGGAGGAAAGGCAAGATTTAGAGGACCTTTTTGGCGAAGGGATACTCAAGATCTATCGCTTGTTGAGAAACAACGAAAATGCAGTTCTTACTTTTGATAATGAAGTGGAGATACTTATTAACGGGGAAGAGAAATTTAAGCAGCTCAGAAATGATTTGGCCCTCGCCAAGCATCATATACATATGGAATATTTTGTCCTCTTCGATAATGAATTGGGGAGCGAAATTATTAATATCCTATGTAGTAAAGCGGAAGAAGGAGTTTTGGTTAGGTTGATTTATGATGATGTAGGAAGCAGTATTTCTTCTAAGAACAAAAAGAAGCTTACAAAGAGCGGAGTGGAGCACTTTGCATTTCTCCCTGTTCTATTTTCCAATTCCACTAGCAAACTCAATTATAGGGATCATAGAAAGATTATAGTTATTGATGGACAGATAGGGTATGTAGGCGGAATTAATCTGGATCAAAAATATGATAATTCCTATGACAATGATAAATATTGGAGGGATACCCATCTCCGAATAATGGGGGGTGCGGTTGGTGCACTACAATCCTCCTTTGTTTTGAGCTGGAACTTTGTCTCCAAAGAGGAGCTGGAAATTGAGGAAATTCTTTTGCCTAAAAAGAAAGCAAATATCAAAAAACCAGTTGCCATCCAGATTGCGGCAAGTGGACCAGACAGTGATTGGGCAAATATTATGGAGGCTATATTTTGTGCTATCAACTCGGCTATGGATCGAATCCTAATCACAACACCCTATTTTATGCCCAACTCTTCTATTCTAACAGCGCTGACTACAGCAGCGAGGAGTGGAGTGGAGGTGAAGGTTATTATCCCCTACGAATCGGATTCAATGGCAGCTCAATACGCAACCGATTCCTATATAGAGGAGTGTTTAAATTCGGGAATCCATATTTATAGGTATAACAAGGGGTTTGTGCATGCCAAGACCCTGGTCATTGATGATATGTTCTCCAGTATAGGAACGGCCAATATGGACTATAGGAGCTTTTCCATGAATTTTGAAATCAATGCCCTCCTTTATAATAAAGAGGTCAATCAACAAATGGTAGAGCAGTTTAATCAAGACTTGCTAGATTGCGATGAGGTTACTCTAGAGCGATGGGAGAATAGAGGAATACTGCGAAAGCTTAAGGAATCTTTTAGTAGGTTGTGGGCGCCGTTAATGTAA
- a CDS encoding DUF2892 domain-containing protein: protein MFNKNFKLIIAALIIAYAVYQFVEGNIGNGISLIFLASIFVFLYFRNEIILLAFLKMRKQDLAGTKKWLDKIKNPEGALTQKQHGYYNYLNGIIFSQTNLTQAEKYFKKALKLGLNMDYDVAMAKLSLAGIAMQKRRKREATTLLNEAKKLDKQNMLTDQIKMMQQQMKKI from the coding sequence ATGTTCAACAAAAACTTTAAGCTGATCATTGCTGCGTTAATAATTGCTTATGCGGTATACCAATTTGTAGAAGGCAACATAGGAAACGGAATTTCCCTGATCTTTTTGGCTTCTATTTTTGTATTTCTTTACTTTAGGAACGAAATTATTCTTTTGGCCTTCTTAAAAATGAGGAAGCAGGACCTTGCAGGCACAAAAAAATGGTTGGATAAGATTAAAAACCCAGAAGGTGCACTAACCCAGAAACAACATGGGTACTACAACTACCTTAACGGAATAATTTTCTCCCAGACCAATCTTACTCAGGCGGAAAAATATTTTAAAAAGGCTCTTAAATTAGGCCTTAATATGGATTATGATGTGGCTATGGCGAAATTGAGCCTCGCTGGTATTGCTATGCAAAAACGCAGAAAGCGAGAAGCTACTACTCTGCTAAACGAAGCCAAAAAACTGGACAAACAGAATATGCTTACAGATCAGATTAAAATGATGCAACAGCAAATGAAAAAGATATAG